In Dermacentor variabilis isolate Ectoservices chromosome 11, ASM5094787v1, whole genome shotgun sequence, one genomic interval encodes:
- the LOC142564246 gene encoding juvenile hormone acid O-methyltransferase-like — protein sequence MNNEAKPNHGKPDYDAAAYSESVTCCFPLITKLLNYYNLTLDNEQDDDAEQESASPCRPLQFLDVGSGCGQVTMKILLPNVPENVGRIVGVDVCANMVSYARQHSSHPKLVYEQLDITGDVSGFLGLYGPFDRLYCFNSLNHVKDQLKAWSNMAKLLKPGGQCLLFYSAWFASPEVWRALARKERWSRFAEMWESLIPPSQDMKSTDDRLNYARSLAKDVGLELRSCEIAHIHHPLRDWSGIMTALLPGNYTLSAEERHDLFKDAHEEFQIWLRGRKNPRLAENYVIHGIKPMKRHT from the exons ATGAATAACGAAGCCAAGCCAAATCACGGCAAACCTGACTACGACGCGGCTGCGTACTCGGAGAGCGTCACGTGTTGTTTCCCTTTAATAACTAAGTTGCTAAATTATTACAACCTGACGCTCGACAATGAACAAGACGATGACGCCGAGCAAGAAAGCGCGAGTCCATGTAGGCCATTACAATTTCTCGACGTTGGCTCTGGCTGCGGTCAAGTGACTATGAAGATCCTTCTGCCCAATGTTCCAGAGAATGTAGGGAGAATTGTAGGGGTCGACGTTTGCGCAAACATGGTATCCTACGCTCGCCAGCACAGTTCTCATCCAAAGCTAGTGTACGAACAGCTGGACATAACAGGAGACGTCTCAGGGTTCCTCGGGCTGTACGGGCCTTTCgatcgcctctactgcttcaacAGTCTTAACCACGTGAAAGACCAGCTCAAAGCATGGAGCAACATGGCGAAGCTACTGAAGCCTGGCGGACAGTGTCTTCTGTTTTACAGTGCTTGGTTCGCTTCACCTGAAGTCTGGAGAGCATTGGCCAGAAAGGAACGCTGGAGCAGGTTTGCGGAG ATGTGGGAATCCCTCATTCCGCCGTCACAGGACATGAAGAGCACTGACGACCGGCTGAACTATGCCCGGTCACTGGCGAAGGACGTTGGGCTTGAACTCAGAAGCTGCGAGATAGCTCACATACATCACCCCTTACGAGACTGGTCCG GAATAATGACTGCATTGCTACCAGGAAATTACACCCTCAGCGCCGAAGAAAGACACGACTTGTTCAAAGACGCTCATGAAGAATTTCAGATCTGGCTACGAGGACGGAAAAATCCTCGCTTGGCTGAGAACTACGTAATCCACGGGATTAAGCCAATGAAACGGCACACATAA